CGTCGCCGCCGCGACGACCGTGTCCACGTCGCCGCGGACCTCCACGAGATTCGCGGCGTTCGTGACGACGCGCTCCGTGTCCCGGTCCTCGCGGTAGGCGACCAGGAGGAGTTCGATGAGGGTGAACTGCGACGTCCACAGCTCGCTCCGACGGTCGCGGTACACCTCCTCGGCTGCCTCACCGAGCCAGTCCTCGTCTTTGATCAGCGCGAGGAGGAAATCGGTCTCCGCGTACATTCAGCGCCCGGCCTCGTCGAACGCCGCCTCGCGCGCCTCCTCGCGAAGCTCGTCGGCCGTCTTCTCGACCCCCGCGAACTCGTCTCGGAGGGCGTCGAGCGGGTCTTCCGCGACCGGGATCAGCTTGATCCCGTCGTGGACCTCGACGATGCGATAGCGGTCGCCGTACCGCTCTCGCAGCTCCTTCGGAAGCGTCATGCGCCCTCGGTCGTCGAGCGTCGCCTCGGACATACGCGGACGTAGTGTGGGTAGAAATAAGAATGTACCCATCGAGGGCATCTGTACCCACGCCCGAGCCGGCCGCCCGCCGACCGGAGGCCGCCGGGGTCACGCGTATTTCGACGGATTCCCCGAAACGGAGGGGTGTGCCCCCGAACGCGGCGACGCCCGCCGTTCAATTTTCGGCGCTGATATTCGTGCCATTAAGTACATAAGCGAGGTCCGCATCCATATAAGTAACCAGCAACCGATCGGAACGGAGCCGCGGGCCGCTAAACGATGGCACACGAGGCCTTCGGCGTCCGTTCGTCGGTGAACCGCTGGGTTCAAACAATGAAACCAAACAACCGATCTGACTCGGACGACCGCGCAGTAAGCCCCGTTATCGGGGTCATCCTGATGGTCGCAATTACAGTCATCCTGGCGGCCGTCATCGGGACCTTCGTCCTCGGGCTGGGCGACCAGTTAGGCGACACCGCGCCGCAGGCGAGTTTCACGATCGACGACAATGGTACGGACACGATCAATATAACCAAAACAGGCGGCCAGTCGATTGATGGTGGCGATCTCGCGCTTTCTGTTAACGGAGAGAGGGCGAATGAATCCATTGGGGGCGGTCCTTGGGAGACCGGTGTACAAAGGCAGATCATTAAGGATACCGACGGTGGCTGGACCGGTGGAGAGGCCGAAGTTCGGATAATTCACGACCCGAGCGGAAACGCGATCTTTGAGCGGACGTGGGACTTCAGCTAATCGCGTAGTTCGGTTGTAACCCCTGTCGGGTTTCTATTTCCGTTGGACACCAAAATTCGAGAGCGTCGGCGTTGAACCGCTCGACCGTGTTGGTCGACGCCGGACTTGTCGAGCGCAAAGACCGCGATGTCGGGTTCAGTCGCGTCGAGACCACCGGTCGATCACGACGTGGGGCCGGCTGTACCTGCGTGAGGAAGTCGGTCCCGGACTCGATGTGCCTGAGCCGGGTCCGTGGCCGCCGCATGCTACGCGGCCGGGTGAGTGGGCGGGGGTCTGGCATCTCGAAAAATGTCTCGAATCCGAATAAGCACCCAAACTGGACCGGGAAGGGTTATCAGAACGATTCTCGCGTATGGTACTACGAGGTACTGCTTCCGAACAACACTAGAAACGAACTAATGCTTGGAGCGGCGGTTTCGAGATTTCTATTTATACGAAATCAGAGAGAATACCCGCAGCTTTAGCCGTGGGACGAATCCGAAGACGTGGGATACCCCACGTTCGACGGATTTGTTCGAGTTTCTACTGCGTGCTTTGGACTTCGAAAAAACGACGAGACGATAGTAGGGTCAGGTCGGAACGGAGCGGATTCCGAACGACCTCCGGAGGCGGTCTCTCCGCCACTCAATGAGGCAGTATCCGAACCACCGACGCGGTGAACGCGAATTCTCGAAGGGTTCGTCGTTTTGCCTGTCGGTCAAGCGGACAGGAGATAACTCCGAGTCCGGCGACGCGTCAGCGACTCCCCGCTGGCAAAGACAACGGAGAGGAATTCACCGCGTCGAGGACAGGAGTACCGACGGTTTGGCGCTGGCAGTCGGCGGCCGACCACGACGACCGGGTGAGGCGTGAACTCCCGTGAAGTGGCGGAGTCATGGTCGCGAACCTGAAACTCTCCCCGCTCGGGAGTTCTCCACCTTCAGGCGGGGACGGACGTCAACTCTGTGACGCCGCCGCCGGCGCTATCGACCGCTCAGAGCAACTGGTAGTCGCGCTCTTCGTGCTGGACGGAGATCCACTTGGTCTCGGTCAGTTCGTCCATAATCCACTCGCCGTTGTACCGGCCGAGGCCGGAGTTCTTCATCCCGCCGAACGGGGCGTTGGGTTCGTCCTGAATCGGGTGGTCGTTGACGTGGACCATCCCGGCGTCGATCTGATCGGCGATGGACCGACCGTGTTCGACATCACCGCTGTAGACGCCCGCGGCGAGGCCGTACTCGGTGTCGTTGGCGAGTTCGACAGCCTCTTCGTCGGACTCAAACGGGATAACCGGAGCGACGGGGCCGAAGTGCTCGTTACAGGCCGCGGACATATCGTTGGTACACTCCGAGAGGACGGTCGGTTCGAGGAACAGGTCATCGACCTCGCCGCCAGTTTCCAGCGTCGCGCCGGCGTCGACGGTCTGCTCGATGAACGAGGTGAGCTGCTCGATCTGGCTCTCGTTGATAATCGGACCGAACTCCACGTCCTCGTCAAGCGGATTCCCGATAGTCAGCGACTCCGCGTGCTCGACGAGCGTCTCGACATACTCATCGTAGACGTCCTCGTGGACGAGGTGGCGGTTAATTGAGATACACACCTGCCCCTGATGACCGAACGCGCCGACCGAGCCGGCCTTTGCGGCTGCTTCGATGTCGGCGTCCTCGGTGACCACAAACGGCCCGTTTCCACCCAGCTCAAGTGCTGGGAGCGCGAGCGCGTCTCCGGCCTGACTGGCCACGGACCTGCCGACCGCCGTCGACCCGGTAAACGACATCACGCGCGCAGTCGGGTGACCGGCCATCCGGTCGCCAATGTCGGAGCCGTGGCC
The sequence above is a segment of the Halorubrum sp. 2020YC2 genome. Coding sequences within it:
- a CDS encoding PIN domain-containing protein — encoded protein: MYAETDFLLALIKDEDWLGEAAEEVYRDRRSELWTSQFTLIELLLVAYREDRDTERVVTNAANLVEVRGDVDTVVAAATYVEEHGFTPFDALHLVESDGDTIVSSDSTYDGFAPRYDLAEPSED
- a CDS encoding AbrB/MazE/SpoVT family DNA-binding domain-containing protein, which translates into the protein MSEATLDDRGRMTLPKELRERYGDRYRIVEVHDGIKLIPVAEDPLDALRDEFAGVEKTADELREEAREAAFDEAGR
- a CDS encoding type IV pilin N-terminal domain-containing protein, with the translated sequence MKPNNRSDSDDRAVSPVIGVILMVAITVILAAVIGTFVLGLGDQLGDTAPQASFTIDDNGTDTINITKTGGQSIDGGDLALSVNGERANESIGGGPWETGVQRQIIKDTDGGWTGGEAEVRIIHDPSGNAIFERTWDFS
- a CDS encoding aldehyde dehydrogenase family protein, coding for MSQPDNQTAWSRLYIDGKWRDAGASDTVPVTNPATGEEIAAVPAGTEGDVNDAYQAADAAQSDWAALSREERNEYVRSMIGVMRDRLDEIVELLAVESGSVQAKATAEANFSLADFQSALEMVPPEEEVRDSMYHDDKDHHIVREPAGVVGIISPWNFPLHLTTRALGPALALGNTVVIKPATDTPITGGLLLADIAEEAGLPDGVVNVVTGHGSDIGDRMAGHPTARVMSFTGSTAVGRSVASQAGDALALPALELGGNGPFVVTEDADIEAAAKAGSVGAFGHQGQVCISINRHLVHEDVYDEYVETLVEHAESLTIGNPLDEDVEFGPIINESQIEQLTSFIEQTVDAGATLETGGEVDDLFLEPTVLSECTNDMSAACNEHFGPVAPVIPFESDEEAVELANDTEYGLAAGVYSGDVEHGRSIADQIDAGMVHVNDHPIQDEPNAPFGGMKNSGLGRYNGEWIMDELTETKWISVQHEERDYQLL